One stretch of Roseimicrobium sp. ORNL1 DNA includes these proteins:
- a CDS encoding NADH-quinone oxidoreductase subunit C: MNAAQIVKALTEKFGPAITGTTEFRGEHNVSVTLESLKPLLRYCRDELGFDYLVDISSVDHYETEPRFEMVYELYGMTHYAHLRVKAMLPEDQNVPTVTDIWATANWHEREVYDMMGIKFDGHPDLRRILMWEGYPFFPLRKEFPLAGKPSEMPEIAFTGIAPLEGGPFVTSPMDADTIDREPRAKSFDS; encoded by the coding sequence ATGAACGCCGCGCAAATCGTCAAGGCCCTCACCGAGAAGTTCGGACCCGCCATCACCGGCACCACGGAGTTTCGTGGCGAGCACAACGTCAGCGTGACCCTGGAGTCTCTGAAGCCGCTGCTGCGCTATTGCCGCGATGAACTGGGCTTCGATTACCTCGTGGATATTTCCAGCGTGGACCATTACGAAACCGAGCCGCGTTTCGAGATGGTGTATGAGCTGTACGGCATGACTCACTACGCGCATCTGCGTGTGAAGGCGATGCTGCCTGAAGATCAGAACGTCCCCACCGTGACGGACATCTGGGCTACGGCCAACTGGCACGAGCGCGAGGTGTACGACATGATGGGCATCAAGTTCGACGGCCATCCCGATCTCCGCCGCATCCTCATGTGGGAGGGGTATCCCTTCTTCCCCCTGCGCAAGGAGTTCCCCCTCGCCGGCAAGCCCAGCGAAATGCCGGAGATCGCCTTCACCGGCATCGCCCCGCTGGAAGGTGGCCCCTTCGTCACGTCCCCCATGGACGCCGACACCATCGATCGCGAGCCGCGCGCGAAGAGCTTCGATTCCTAG
- the tal gene encoding transaldolase, which translates to MNQLDQLKQHTVVVADTGDFEAMKAYKPQDATTNPSLILAASQKAEYKALVDKAVTDHKGSSLSGEKLVDSVIDAILVNFGQEILKIVPGRVSTEVDAHLSFDTEGTLAKARHIIDLYEKAGTSRERILIKIASTWEGIKAAEILQKEGINCNLTLLFSLPQAIACAEGGIKLISPFVGRILDWYKKSTGKDYTATEDPGVQSVTAIYNYYKHFGYTTEVMGASFRNKGEITELSGCDLLTISPALLGELAASNDPITPKLNAEAAKSAKLDKIELNEKSFRWLFNEDPMAVDKTAEGIRKFAEDIVKLQKQVAAML; encoded by the coding sequence ATGAATCAACTCGACCAGCTCAAGCAGCACACTGTCGTTGTGGCGGACACCGGCGACTTCGAGGCCATGAAGGCCTACAAGCCCCAAGATGCCACCACGAACCCCTCCCTCATCCTGGCAGCCTCCCAGAAGGCGGAGTACAAAGCGCTGGTCGACAAGGCAGTAACTGACCACAAAGGCTCCTCCCTCAGCGGAGAGAAGCTGGTGGACTCCGTCATCGACGCCATCCTGGTGAACTTCGGGCAGGAGATTCTGAAAATCGTCCCCGGTCGCGTCTCCACGGAAGTGGACGCCCACCTGTCCTTCGACACGGAAGGCACCCTGGCAAAGGCCCGCCACATCATCGACCTGTACGAGAAGGCCGGCACCAGCCGCGAGCGCATCCTCATCAAGATCGCCTCCACCTGGGAAGGCATCAAGGCGGCAGAAATCCTTCAGAAGGAAGGCATCAACTGCAACCTCACGCTTCTTTTCTCCCTTCCCCAGGCCATTGCCTGCGCCGAAGGCGGCATCAAGCTCATCTCCCCCTTCGTGGGCCGTATCCTCGACTGGTACAAGAAGAGCACGGGCAAGGACTACACCGCCACGGAAGACCCCGGCGTGCAGTCCGTGACCGCCATTTACAACTACTACAAGCACTTCGGTTACACGACCGAGGTGATGGGCGCCAGCTTCCGCAACAAGGGTGAAATTACCGAACTGTCCGGCTGCGACCTGCTGACCATTAGCCCGGCATTGCTCGGCGAACTGGCTGCCTCGAACGACCCCATCACGCCGAAGCTCAATGCCGAGGCCGCCAAGTCCGCGAAGCTCGACAAAATCGAGCTGAACGAAAAGTCCTTCCGCTGGCTCTTCAATGAAGATCCCATGGCGGTCGACAAAACGGCTGAAGGCATCCGCAAGTTCGCCGAAGACATCGTGAAGCTGCAGAAGCAGGTCGCCGCGATGCTCTAA
- a CDS encoding SUKH-3 domain-containing protein, giving the protein MRQRFSPELAYRLEKSGWFAGRATEEELNRVHFPMHPVGARFLTEFGGLTIGSHLFCNAYYVNESYGHHERLAVLSGLPNLLPVAVIWYWGEGSLWLDAAGHAYLSDDYELAYVGKTVEEALEVLILGKEIPPHYRRWEIPPAEIDGE; this is encoded by the coding sequence GTGAGGCAACGCTTCTCCCCAGAACTTGCGTACAGGCTGGAGAAATCCGGCTGGTTTGCTGGTCGGGCGACGGAGGAGGAGCTCAATCGGGTCCACTTTCCCATGCACCCGGTGGGCGCGCGGTTCCTCACGGAGTTCGGAGGGCTGACCATCGGTTCGCATCTCTTCTGCAATGCATACTATGTAAACGAGTCCTACGGGCACCACGAGCGCCTGGCGGTGCTCTCGGGTTTGCCCAATCTCCTTCCCGTGGCGGTGATCTGGTACTGGGGCGAGGGCTCGCTCTGGCTGGATGCGGCAGGCCACGCCTATCTGTCAGATGACTATGAACTGGCCTACGTCGGGAAAACGGTGGAAGAGGCGCTGGAAGTGCTGATCCTGGGGAAGGAAATCCCGCCGCACTACCGGCGATGGGAAATTCCTCCGGCGGAAATAGATGGCGAGTGA
- the nuoB gene encoding NADH-quinone oxidoreductase subunit NuoB: MSAPEPIVTPFAYDSKIESNVVITKLDAAINWMRKNSLWPMPMGLACCAIELMATASSRYDISRFGAEVFRFSPRQADVMVVAGTVTYKMALAVKRIWDQMPEPKWCIAMGACASSGGMYRSYAVLQGIDRLIPVDVYISGCPPRPEALLEGFFRLQKKIEGESALLDQKKELVEELS; this comes from the coding sequence ATGTCTGCACCCGAGCCCATCGTTACCCCGTTTGCCTACGATTCCAAAATCGAGAGCAATGTCGTCATCACCAAGCTGGATGCGGCCATCAACTGGATGCGCAAGAACTCCCTCTGGCCGATGCCCATGGGTCTTGCCTGCTGCGCCATTGAGCTCATGGCCACCGCCAGCTCCCGCTATGACATCTCCCGCTTCGGCGCGGAAGTCTTCCGGTTCTCCCCCCGCCAAGCCGACGTGATGGTCGTGGCCGGCACCGTGACTTATAAGATGGCTCTCGCCGTGAAGCGCATCTGGGACCAGATGCCTGAGCCGAAGTGGTGCATCGCCATGGGCGCCTGCGCCAGCAGCGGTGGTATGTACCGCAGCTATGCGGTGCTCCAGGGCATCGACCGCCTCATCCCGGTGGACGTGTACATCTCCGGCTGCCCTCCCCGTCCTGAAGCACTTCTGGAAGGTTTCTTCCGTCTGCAGAAGAAGATCGAAGGCGAATCCGCCCTGCTCGATCAGAAGAAGGAACTTGTGGAGGAGTTGAGCTAA